From the genome of Streptococcus lutetiensis, one region includes:
- a CDS encoding phosphoribosylformylglycinamidine synthase codes for MDKRIFVEKKSNFNIKAQALVKELKHNLQLTSLTDLRIIQVYDVFGLDKTLFERVEKHIFSEQVTDNILAEGELVAELANYAFFAIESLPGQFDQRAASSQEALLLLGSNNDVTVNTAQLYLINKDIAAAELDAVKNYLLNPVDSRFKDITTGIAPQAFSESDKTIPNLDFFKTYTAAEFAEYKAEQGLAMEVDDLLFIQDYFKTIGRVPTETELKVLDTYWSDHCRHTTFETELKHIDFSASKFQKQLQVTYDKYIAMRDELGRSEKPQTLMDMATIFGRYERANGRLDDMEVSDEINACSVEIEVDVNGVKEPWLLMFKNETHNHPTEIEPFGGAATCIGGAIRDPLSGRSYVYQAMRISGAGDITTPIAETRLGKLPQQVISKTAAHGYSSYGNQIGLATTYVKEYFHPGFIAKRMELGAVVGAAPKGNVVREKPEAGDVVILLGGKTGRDGVGGATGSSKVQTVESVETAGAEVQKGNAIEERKIQRFFRNGNVTRLIKKSNDFGAGGVCVAIGELADGLEIDLNKVPLKYQGLNGTEIAISESQERMAVVVRPKDVEAFVAECHKENIDAVVVATVTEKPNLVMTWNGQTIVNIERRFLDTNGVRVVVDADVVDSQVDMPEQRTTSAATLEADTTKVLSDLNHASQKGLQTIFDSSVGRSTVNHPIGGRYQITPTESSVQKLPVQNGVTTTASVMAQGFNPYIAEWSPYHGAAYAVIEATARLVATGANWSKARFSYQEYFQRMDKKAERFGQPVSALLGSIEAQIQLGLPSIGGKDSMSGTFEELTVPPTLVAFGVTTADSRKVLSPEFKAAGENVYYIPGQAISQDIDFDLIKANFAKFEAIQKAHHITAASAVKYGGVMESLALASFGNHIGAKVKLAELATSLTAQLGGFIFTSAEEIADAVKIGETTADFTLTVNGVNLSGEKLLSAFEGTLEKVYPTEFEQSTKLEDVPAVASDAIIKASEKVAEPLVYIPVFPGTNSEYDSAKAFEQAGAKVNLVPFVTLNEAAIEASVDTMVDNISKANIIFFAGGFSAADEPDGSAKFIVNILLNQKVRAAIDSFIEKGGLIIGICNGFQALVKSGLLPYGNFEDATETSPTLFYNDADQHVAKMVETRIANTNSPWLAGVEVGDVYAIPVSHGEGKFVVTDEEFAELRDNGQIFSQYVDFDGKPSMDSKYNPNGSVNAIEGITSKNGQIIGKMGHSERYEDGLFQNIPGNKDQHLFRSAVEYFTKA; via the coding sequence ATGGATAAACGAATTTTCGTTGAGAAAAAATCAAATTTCAATATTAAAGCTCAAGCGCTTGTTAAAGAACTTAAACATAATCTTCAATTAACAAGTTTGACTGATCTACGTATCATTCAAGTTTATGATGTTTTTGGGCTAGACAAAACACTTTTTGAACGTGTGGAAAAACATATCTTTTCTGAACAAGTAACAGATAATATTTTGGCTGAAGGTGAATTGGTTGCTGAACTTGCTAATTATGCTTTCTTTGCGATTGAGTCACTTCCTGGTCAATTTGACCAACGCGCAGCCTCATCACAAGAAGCTTTGCTTTTGCTTGGTAGCAACAATGACGTGACTGTTAATACTGCTCAACTTTATCTCATTAATAAAGATATCGCTGCAGCTGAACTTGATGCGGTTAAGAATTATTTGCTTAATCCTGTTGATTCTCGTTTTAAAGATATTACAACAGGAATTGCCCCACAAGCATTTTCAGAATCTGACAAAACGATTCCAAATCTTGATTTTTTTAAAACTTATACAGCAGCTGAATTTGCTGAATACAAAGCTGAACAAGGTTTGGCGATGGAAGTTGATGACCTTCTTTTCATTCAAGATTATTTCAAAACAATTGGTCGCGTGCCAACTGAAACTGAATTGAAAGTTTTGGATACTTACTGGTCAGACCACTGCCGTCACACAACCTTTGAAACTGAGCTTAAACATATTGATTTCTCAGCGTCTAAATTCCAAAAACAATTGCAAGTAACTTACGATAAATACATTGCTATGCGTGATGAACTAGGTCGCTCTGAAAAACCACAAACATTGATGGATATGGCGACTATCTTTGGTCGTTATGAACGTGCCAATGGTCGTTTGGATGACATGGAAGTTTCAGATGAAATCAATGCATGTTCTGTTGAAATCGAAGTAGATGTGAATGGTGTTAAAGAACCTTGGCTTCTTATGTTCAAGAATGAAACACACAATCACCCAACAGAAATCGAACCATTTGGTGGTGCTGCAACATGTATTGGTGGTGCGATTCGCGACCCATTGTCAGGACGTTCTTATGTTTACCAAGCTATGCGTATCTCAGGTGCTGGTGATATCACAACACCAATTGCAGAAACTCGTCTTGGTAAATTACCACAACAAGTGATTTCTAAAACAGCAGCTCACGGTTATTCTTCATATGGTAATCAAATTGGTCTTGCAACAACTTACGTTAAAGAATACTTCCACCCAGGATTTATTGCTAAACGTATGGAACTTGGTGCTGTTGTCGGTGCAGCTCCTAAAGGTAATGTTGTTCGTGAAAAACCAGAAGCTGGTGATGTGGTTATCCTTCTTGGAGGTAAAACTGGTCGTGACGGTGTCGGTGGTGCGACTGGTTCTTCTAAAGTTCAAACAGTTGAATCTGTTGAAACAGCTGGTGCAGAAGTTCAAAAAGGTAACGCCATCGAAGAACGTAAAATCCAACGTTTTTTCCGTAACGGTAATGTGACTCGCCTCATCAAAAAATCAAATGACTTTGGTGCTGGTGGTGTCTGCGTTGCGATTGGTGAATTAGCTGATGGTCTTGAAATCGACCTTAATAAAGTACCACTTAAATACCAAGGGCTTAACGGAACTGAAATTGCTATTTCAGAATCACAAGAACGTATGGCTGTTGTGGTTCGTCCAAAAGACGTTGAAGCTTTCGTGGCTGAATGTCACAAAGAAAATATCGATGCTGTTGTTGTTGCGACAGTTACAGAAAAACCAAACCTTGTTATGACTTGGAATGGTCAAACAATCGTCAATATTGAACGTCGTTTCCTTGATACTAACGGTGTGCGTGTGGTCGTTGATGCTGATGTCGTTGACAGTCAAGTTGATATGCCAGAACAACGTACAACTTCGGCAGCAACTCTTGAAGCTGATACAACTAAGGTTCTTTCAGACCTTAACCATGCTAGCCAAAAAGGTTTACAAACAATCTTTGATAGCTCTGTTGGTCGTTCAACAGTTAACCATCCAATTGGTGGTCGTTACCAAATCACACCAACAGAAAGTTCTGTTCAAAAACTTCCAGTTCAAAATGGTGTAACAACAACTGCTTCAGTTATGGCTCAAGGATTCAATCCTTACATTGCTGAATGGTCACCATATCACGGTGCTGCTTATGCTGTGATTGAAGCGACAGCACGTTTGGTGGCAACTGGGGCTAACTGGTCTAAAGCGCGCTTCTCTTACCAAGAATATTTCCAACGTATGGATAAAAAAGCTGAACGCTTTGGTCAACCTGTCTCAGCTCTTCTTGGTTCAATCGAAGCTCAAATCCAACTTGGTTTGCCATCAATTGGTGGTAAAGATTCAATGTCTGGTACTTTTGAAGAATTGACAGTACCACCAACATTGGTTGCTTTTGGTGTAACAACAGCTGATAGCCGTAAAGTTCTTTCACCAGAATTTAAAGCAGCTGGCGAAAATGTTTACTATATTCCAGGTCAAGCTATTTCACAAGATATTGATTTTGACCTTATTAAAGCTAATTTTGCTAAATTTGAAGCCATTCAAAAGGCGCATCATATTACAGCAGCATCAGCTGTTAAATACGGTGGTGTGATGGAGAGCCTAGCACTTGCTAGCTTTGGTAACCACATCGGTGCTAAGGTTAAATTGGCAGAGCTGGCTACTAGCTTGACAGCTCAACTCGGTGGCTTCATCTTTACATCTGCTGAAGAAATTGCGGATGCAGTTAAAATCGGTGAAACAACAGCTGACTTTACACTTACTGTCAATGGTGTCAACCTTTCTGGTGAAAAACTCCTTTCAGCCTTTGAAGGAACACTTGAAAAAGTTTACCCAACTGAATTCGAACAAAGTACTAAGCTTGAAGATGTTCCAGCTGTCGCTTCAGATGCTATCATTAAAGCAAGCGAAAAAGTTGCTGAACCACTTGTTTACATCCCAGTTTTCCCTGGTACAAACTCAGAATACGATTCAGCTAAAGCCTTTGAACAAGCTGGTGCAAAAGTTAATTTGGTACCATTTGTGACACTTAATGAAGCAGCCATTGAAGCTTCAGTTGATACAATGGTTGACAACATCAGTAAAGCTAACATTATCTTCTTTGCTGGAGGGTTCTCAGCTGCTGATGAACCAGATGGTTCTGCTAAATTCATTGTGAACATCTTGCTTAACCAAAAAGTTCGCGCAGCTATTGATAGTTTCATCGAAAAAGGTGGTCTTATCATTGGTATCTGTAATGGATTCCAAGCCCTTGTTAAATCAGGTCTTCTTCCATACGGTAACTTTGAAGACGCTACTGAAACAAGTCCAACTCTTTTCTACAACGATGCTGACCAACACGTGGCGAAAATGGTTGAAACACGTATCGCAAATACAAACTCACCTTGGCTTGCTGGTGTTGAAGTTGGTGATGTTTACGCTATCCCAGTTTCACATGGTGAAGGTAAATTTGTTGTGACTGATGAAGAGTTTGCTGAACTTCGTGATAACGGACAAATCTTTAGTCAATATGTTGACTTTGATGGCAAACCAAGCATGGATTCTAAATACAATCCAAACGGTTCTGTGAATGCTATTGAAGGTATTACAAGCAAGAACGGACAAATCATCGGTAAGATGGGACACTCAGAACGTTACGAAGATGGTCTTTTCCAAAATATTCCAGGAAACAAAGACCAACACTTGTTCCGTAGCGCAGTTGAGTATTTCACTAAAGCTTAA
- the purF gene encoding amidophosphoribosyltransferase, whose amino-acid sequence MTYEVKSLNEECGVFGIWGHPQAAHVTYFGLHSLQHRGQEGAGIVTSDNGKLLQHRNTGLLSDVFKNPADLEKLTGTAAIGHVRYATAGSASINNIQPFLYNFTDEQFGLCHNGNLTNAVSLKKELEDEGAIFNASSDTEILMHLIRRSHNPEFLGKVKEALNTVKGGFAYLLMTKDKLIAALDPNGFRPLSIGQMENGAWVVSSETCAFEVIGAKWVRDVKPGEMVIIDDNGIRYDSYTNDTQLTICSMEYIYFARPDSDIYGVNVHTARKNMGKRLAQEFHHEADIVVGVPNSSLSAAMGFAEESGLPNEMGLVKNQYTQRTFIQPTQELREQGVRMKLSAVSGVVKGKRVVMVDDSIVRGTTSRRIVRLLREAGATEVHVAIGSPELKYPCFYGIDIQNRRELISANHTKDEVCEIIGADSLTYLSIDGLIESIGLDTDAPNGGLCVAYFDGKYPTPLYDYEEAYLKSLEEKTSFYIHEVNENK is encoded by the coding sequence ATGACATACGAAGTTAAATCTCTTAATGAAGAGTGTGGTGTGTTTGGGATTTGGGGACATCCTCAAGCTGCTCACGTCACTTATTTTGGGCTCCACAGTCTTCAACACCGCGGTCAAGAAGGTGCAGGTATCGTTACTAGCGATAACGGTAAACTTCTTCAACATCGCAATACAGGTCTCCTTTCAGATGTGTTTAAAAATCCTGCTGATTTGGAAAAATTGACAGGGACTGCAGCTATTGGTCACGTTCGTTACGCGACCGCTGGCTCAGCATCTATTAACAATATCCAACCTTTCCTTTACAACTTTACAGATGAACAATTTGGTCTTTGCCACAATGGTAATCTGACAAATGCCGTATCATTGAAAAAAGAACTTGAAGATGAAGGAGCGATTTTCAATGCTTCATCAGATACTGAAATTTTGATGCATTTGATTCGTCGTAGTCACAATCCAGAGTTCCTTGGTAAAGTTAAAGAAGCCCTTAACACTGTCAAAGGTGGCTTTGCTTACTTGTTGATGACAAAAGATAAGTTAATTGCCGCACTTGATCCAAATGGTTTCCGTCCATTGTCAATTGGTCAAATGGAAAACGGCGCTTGGGTGGTTTCAAGTGAAACATGTGCTTTTGAAGTGATTGGTGCTAAATGGGTGCGTGATGTAAAACCAGGTGAAATGGTGATTATCGATGATAACGGTATTCGCTATGACTCTTACACAAATGACACTCAACTTACCATTTGTTCAATGGAATACATTTACTTTGCACGTCCTGATAGTGATATTTACGGTGTCAATGTTCATACGGCTCGTAAAAATATGGGGAAACGTTTGGCACAAGAGTTTCATCATGAAGCTGATATCGTTGTTGGGGTGCCAAATTCATCACTTTCAGCAGCCATGGGATTCGCTGAAGAATCAGGTCTTCCTAATGAAATGGGCTTGGTGAAAAACCAATACACACAACGTACTTTCATTCAACCAACACAAGAATTGCGTGAGCAAGGTGTTCGTATGAAACTTTCAGCTGTTTCAGGTGTTGTTAAAGGTAAGCGCGTGGTCATGGTAGATGATTCTATCGTACGTGGAACTACATCACGTCGTATCGTTCGTCTTCTTCGTGAAGCTGGTGCAACAGAAGTTCACGTAGCAATCGGTAGTCCAGAGTTGAAATACCCATGTTTCTACGGTATCGACATTCAAAATCGTCGTGAATTGATTTCGGCTAATCATACCAAAGATGAAGTTTGTGAAATTATCGGTGCAGATAGTCTAACTTACTTGTCAATTGATGGTTTGATTGAATCAATCGGTCTTGATACAGATGCTCCAAATGGTGGTCTTTGCGTGGCATACTTTGACGGTAAGTACCCAACACCACTCTATGATTATGAAGAAGCATATCTCAAGAGCTTGGAAGAAAAAACAAGTTTCTATATTCACGAAGTTAATGAGAATAAATAG
- the purM gene encoding phosphoribosylformylglycinamidine cyclo-ligase, translated as MTKNAYAQSGVDVEAGYEVVARIKKHVARTERAGVMGALGGFGGMFDLTKTGVKEPVLISGTDGVGTKLMLAIKYDKHDTIGQDCVAMCVNDIIAAGAEPLYFLDYIATGKNEPAKLEQVVAGVAEGCAQSGAALIGGETAEMPGMYVEDDYDLAGFAVGVAEKSQIIDGSKVSDGDVLLGLASSGIHSNGYSLVRRVFADYSGEEVLPELEGKKLKEVLLEPTRIYVKAVLPLIKEELVNGIAHITGGGFIENVPRMFADDLAAEIEEDKIPVLPIFKALEKYGNIKHEEMFEIFNMGIGLVMAASPDKVERVKELLDEPVYEIGRIVKKADASVVIK; from the coding sequence ATGACAAAAAATGCTTACGCTCAATCTGGTGTTGATGTTGAAGCGGGTTATGAAGTTGTTGCACGTATCAAAAAACACGTGGCACGTACTGAACGTGCTGGTGTTATGGGTGCTCTTGGTGGTTTTGGTGGTATGTTTGACCTTACTAAAACTGGCGTTAAAGAACCTGTTTTGATTTCAGGAACTGATGGTGTGGGAACAAAACTCATGCTTGCCATCAAATATGACAAACACGATACCATCGGTCAAGACTGTGTGGCAATGTGTGTTAATGATATTATTGCTGCTGGTGCAGAACCACTTTACTTCTTAGACTACATCGCAACTGGTAAAAATGAGCCTGCAAAACTTGAACAAGTTGTTGCTGGTGTTGCTGAAGGTTGTGCCCAATCTGGTGCAGCTCTTATTGGTGGTGAAACTGCTGAGATGCCTGGTATGTACGTCGAAGATGATTATGATTTGGCTGGTTTTGCAGTAGGTGTTGCTGAAAAATCACAAATCATTGATGGTTCAAAAGTTTCTGATGGCGACGTTCTTCTTGGACTTGCTTCAAGCGGTATCCACTCAAATGGTTACTCACTTGTTCGTCGAGTTTTTGCTGATTATTCAGGTGAAGAGGTTCTTCCAGAACTTGAAGGCAAAAAATTGAAAGAAGTCCTTCTTGAACCAACTCGTATCTACGTTAAAGCAGTGCTTCCACTTATCAAAGAAGAATTGGTTAACGGTATTGCTCACATCACTGGTGGTGGATTCATCGAAAATGTGCCTCGTATGTTCGCGGATGACTTGGCTGCTGAAATCGAAGAAGACAAAATTCCAGTTCTTCCAATTTTCAAAGCACTTGAAAAATATGGCAACATCAAACACGAAGAAATGTTTGAAATCTTCAACATGGGTATTGGTTTGGTGATGGCAGCTAGCCCTGACAAAGTTGAACGTGTGAAAGAACTTCTTGACGAACCAGTTTATGAAATTGGTCGCATCGTTAAAAAAGCAGATGCAAGTGTGGTGATTAAATAA
- the purN gene encoding phosphoribosylglycinamide formyltransferase, with amino-acid sequence MKKIAVFASGNGSNFQVIAEQFPVEFVFSDHRDAYVLERAEKLGVTAHAFELKEFDSKAAYEEAIVALLEKYDIGLVCLAGYMKIVGPTLLKAYEGRIINIHPAYLPEFPGAHGIDDAWEARVDQSGVTIHWVDSGVDTGTVIKQVRVPRLAGDTIESFEARIHKNEYKLYPEVLESLGVEKK; translated from the coding sequence ATGAAAAAAATCGCAGTATTTGCGAGTGGTAATGGGTCAAATTTTCAAGTTATTGCTGAGCAGTTTCCGGTTGAGTTTGTCTTTTCAGACCACCGAGATGCTTATGTCTTAGAACGTGCTGAAAAACTGGGTGTGACAGCTCATGCTTTTGAACTGAAAGAGTTTGACAGTAAAGCAGCATATGAAGAAGCGATTGTGGCTTTGCTTGAAAAATATGACATTGGTTTGGTTTGCTTGGCTGGCTATATGAAAATTGTTGGACCGACTTTGTTAAAAGCTTACGAAGGTCGTATTATCAATATTCATCCAGCTTATCTTCCTGAATTTCCAGGTGCTCATGGTATTGATGATGCTTGGGAAGCACGTGTTGACCAGTCTGGTGTTACCATTCATTGGGTTGACAGTGGTGTCGATACAGGGACAGTGATTAAACAAGTTCGTGTGCCTCGTCTAGCAGGTGATACCATTGAAAGTTTTGAAGCTCGCATTCATAAAAATGAGTATAAGCTTTATCCTGAGGTTTTAGAGAGCTTGGGAGTTGAGAAAAAGTAA
- the purH gene encoding bifunctional phosphoribosylaminoimidazolecarboxamide formyltransferase/IMP cyclohydrolase: MTKRALISVSDKAGIVEFAQKLKKLGWDIISTGGTKVALDKAGVDTIAIDDVTGFPEMMDGRVKTLHPNIHGGLLARRDLDSHLQAAKDNYIELIDLVVVNLYPFKETILKPDVTYADAVENIDIGGPSMLRSAAKNHASVTVVVDPADYAVVLDELSANGETTFETRQRLAAKVFRHTAAYDALIAEYFTKQVGETKPEKLTITYDLKQPMRYGENPQQDADFYQKALPTDYSIASAKQLNGKELSFNNIRDADAAIRIIRDFKDRPTVVALKHMNPCGIGQADDIETAWDYAYESDPVSIFGGIVVLNREVDAATAKKMHAVFLEIIIAPSYSDEALEILTTKKKNMRILQLPFDVQEASQVEKEYTGVVGGLLVQNQDVIEENPADWKVVTKRQPTDQEKAALEFAWKSIKYVKSNGIIVTNDHMTLGVGPGQTNRVASVRIALDQAKDRLDGAVLASDAFFPFADNVEEIAAAGVKAIIQPGGSVRDQESIDMADKYGIAMVFTGVRHFRH, encoded by the coding sequence ATGACAAAACGTGCACTAATTAGTGTTTCTGACAAAGCGGGCATTGTTGAATTTGCTCAAAAATTGAAAAAACTTGGCTGGGATATCATCTCAACTGGTGGAACAAAAGTTGCGCTTGATAAAGCAGGTGTTGACACTATTGCGATTGATGATGTGACTGGTTTCCCAGAAATGATGGATGGACGTGTGAAGACACTTCACCCAAATATCCATGGTGGTCTTTTGGCTCGTCGTGACCTTGATAGTCACCTTCAAGCAGCAAAAGATAATTACATCGAATTGATTGACCTTGTTGTGGTTAACCTTTACCCATTCAAAGAAACAATCTTGAAACCAGATGTGACTTACGCTGATGCGGTTGAAAATATTGATATCGGTGGTCCTTCAATGCTTCGCTCTGCAGCTAAAAACCACGCTAGTGTTACAGTTGTCGTTGACCCAGCTGATTACGCTGTTGTTTTGGATGAATTGTCAGCAAATGGTGAAACAACATTTGAAACTCGTCAACGTTTGGCAGCGAAAGTCTTCCGTCACACAGCAGCATACGATGCTTTGATTGCGGAATACTTTACAAAACAAGTTGGTGAAACAAAACCTGAAAAACTTACCATCACTTACGATTTGAAACAACCAATGCGTTATGGTGAAAACCCACAACAAGACGCGGATTTCTACCAAAAAGCATTGCCAACAGATTACTCAATTGCTTCTGCTAAACAATTGAATGGTAAAGAATTGTCATTTAACAACATTCGTGATGCTGATGCAGCTATCCGTATCATTCGTGATTTCAAAGACCGTCCAACTGTTGTTGCTCTTAAACACATGAACCCATGTGGTATCGGACAAGCTGATGACATTGAAACTGCTTGGGATTATGCTTATGAATCAGACCCAGTATCAATCTTTGGTGGTATTGTTGTGTTGAACCGTGAAGTTGACGCTGCAACAGCTAAGAAAATGCACGCTGTTTTCCTTGAAATCATCATTGCTCCAAGCTATTCTGATGAAGCTCTTGAAATATTGACAACTAAGAAGAAAAACATGCGTATTCTTCAATTGCCATTTGACGTTCAAGAAGCTAGCCAAGTTGAAAAAGAATACACTGGCGTTGTTGGTGGACTTTTGGTTCAAAACCAAGATGTTATCGAAGAAAATCCAGCAGATTGGAAAGTTGTCACAAAACGTCAACCAACTGACCAAGAAAAAGCAGCTCTTGAATTTGCTTGGAAATCAATCAAATATGTTAAATCTAACGGTATCATCGTGACAAATGACCACATGACACTTGGTGTTGGCCCTGGTCAAACAAACCGTGTGGCTTCTGTTCGTATCGCACTTGACCAAGCCAAAGACCGTCTTGATGGTGCTGTCCTTGCTAGTGATGCTTTCTTCCCATTTGCGGACAACGTTGAAGAAATTGCTGCCGCAGGTGTGAAAGCTATCATCCAACCTGGTGGTTCAGTGCGTGACCAAGAATCTATCGACATGGCTGATAAATACGGTATTGCCATGGTATTTACAGGTGTTCGTCACTTCCGCCACTAA
- the purD gene encoding phosphoribosylamine--glycine ligase has translation MKLLVVGSGGREHAIAKKLLESPQVSQVFVAPGNDGMTLDGLDLVNIGIYEHSKLIDFAKANDIAWTFIGPDDALAAGIVDDFNAAGLKAFGPSKAAAELEWSKDFAKSIMAKYHVPTAAYSTFSDFEQAKSYIEEHGAPIVVKADGLALGKGVVVAETVEQAVEAAHEMLLDNKFGDSGARVVIEEFLDGEEFSLFAFVNGDNFDIMPTAQDHKRAFDGDKGPNTGGMGAYAPVPHLSQSVVDTAVETIVKPVLNGMIAEGRPYLGVLYAGLILTADGPKVIEFNSRFGDPETQVILPRLTSDFAQNMTDILDEKVPKITWTDKGVTLGVVVASEGYPVAYEKGVHLPAKTSGNVVTYYAGAKFADDKALLSNGGRVYMLVTTEADVKSAQDVIYAELAKQYTTGLFYRNDIGSKALGR, from the coding sequence ATGAAACTTTTAGTTGTTGGCTCTGGCGGGCGTGAGCACGCTATTGCTAAGAAGTTGTTGGAATCTCCTCAAGTGAGCCAGGTTTTTGTAGCACCTGGTAATGATGGAATGACACTTGATGGACTTGATTTGGTAAATATCGGAATTTACGAACATTCTAAACTGATTGATTTTGCAAAAGCAAATGACATTGCTTGGACATTTATCGGTCCTGATGATGCTTTGGCAGCAGGAATTGTTGATGATTTTAATGCAGCTGGCTTAAAAGCTTTTGGACCAAGTAAAGCTGCAGCAGAACTTGAATGGTCTAAAGACTTTGCTAAATCAATCATGGCTAAATACCATGTTCCAACGGCGGCTTACAGCACTTTCTCAGATTTTGAACAAGCAAAGAGTTATATTGAAGAACATGGTGCACCGATTGTTGTCAAAGCAGACGGCTTGGCACTTGGTAAAGGTGTGGTTGTTGCTGAAACAGTTGAGCAAGCGGTAGAAGCCGCACATGAAATGTTGCTTGATAATAAATTTGGCGATTCTGGTGCGCGCGTGGTTATCGAAGAATTTCTTGATGGTGAAGAATTCTCATTGTTTGCCTTTGTCAATGGCGATAACTTCGACATCATGCCAACTGCGCAAGACCACAAACGTGCTTTTGATGGTGATAAAGGTCCTAATACTGGAGGTATGGGAGCTTACGCACCGGTACCACATTTGTCACAAAGTGTTGTTGATACAGCCGTCGAAACAATCGTTAAACCTGTTCTTAATGGGATGATTGCTGAAGGTCGTCCATATCTTGGTGTTCTTTACGCTGGTCTTATCTTGACAGCTGATGGACCAAAAGTTATCGAGTTCAATTCACGTTTTGGTGACCCTGAAACGCAAGTTATCTTGCCACGTTTGACATCTGATTTTGCACAAAATATGACTGATATTTTGGATGAAAAAGTTCCAAAAATTACATGGACAGATAAAGGTGTGACTCTTGGTGTAGTGGTTGCCTCAGAAGGTTATCCTGTTGCCTATGAAAAAGGTGTTCATCTTCCTGCAAAAACATCAGGTAATGTGGTTACTTATTACGCAGGAGCTAAGTTCGCTGATGATAAAGCATTGCTTTCAAACGGCGGACGTGTATACATGTTAGTTACAACAGAAGCTGACGTAAAATCTGCTCAAGATGTTATTTATGCAGAGCTTGCTAAGCAATATACAACAGGTCTTTTCTATCGCAACGATATCGGAAGTAAAGCTCTTGGACGTTAA
- a CDS encoding DUF523 domain-containing protein, whose product MDVKPKCVLVSACLLGEKCKYNGGHNYNQALVDYVADKEVVAICPEVLAGLPTPREPVELVDGHVLDKRGNCYDDLFEKGLERCIHELTKNSIDLAILQLRSPSCGVNQIYDGNFSGEKVAGSGLFAQKLKVLGYPVLDVEDIKQLEGK is encoded by the coding sequence TTGGACGTTAAACCTAAATGTGTTTTAGTCAGCGCTTGTCTCTTGGGTGAGAAGTGTAAGTATAATGGTGGTCATAATTACAATCAAGCTCTGGTTGATTATGTTGCTGACAAAGAAGTGGTAGCCATTTGTCCAGAAGTTTTAGCTGGTCTGCCTACACCACGAGAACCTGTTGAATTAGTTGATGGACATGTTCTTGATAAGAGAGGAAATTGTTACGATGACCTGTTTGAAAAAGGCCTTGAGCGTTGTATCCATGAGCTTACTAAAAACTCTATTGATTTAGCTATTTTACAATTACGCAGCCCGTCATGTGGTGTTAATCAGATTTACGATGGAAACTTTTCTGGTGAAAAAGTAGCAGGTAGTGGTCTTTTTGCCCAAAAGTTAAAAGTACTTGGCTATCCTGTTCTTGATGTTGAAGATATAAAACAATTGGAAGGAAAATAA
- the purE gene encoding 5-(carboxyamino)imidazole ribonucleotide mutase, with the protein MKPLISVIMGSKSDWATMKKTAEVLDEFGVAYEKKVVSAHRTPDLMFKHAEEARGRGIKAIIAGAGGAAHLPGMVAAKTTLPVIGVPVKSRALSGLDSLYSIVQMPGGVPVATMAIGESGAKNAALTALRILAIEDAALAEKLEKFAIEQGKAAEASTDELD; encoded by the coding sequence ATGAAACCATTAATTTCAGTTATCATGGGAAGCAAATCAGATTGGGCTACCATGAAAAAAACAGCAGAAGTACTTGATGAATTTGGTGTGGCTTATGAAAAGAAAGTTGTTTCAGCTCACCGTACACCAGATTTGATGTTTAAACATGCCGAAGAAGCAAGAGGTCGCGGTATCAAGGCGATTATTGCTGGTGCTGGTGGTGCTGCACATTTACCTGGTATGGTTGCAGCAAAAACAACACTTCCAGTTATTGGTGTTCCTGTGAAATCACGTGCCCTTAGCGGACTTGATTCTCTTTATTCAATCGTTCAGATGCCTGGTGGTGTCCCTGTGGCAACAATGGCAATTGGTGAATCAGGAGCTAAAAATGCTGCGCTAACAGCCCTTCGTATTTTAGCAATCGAAGATGCTGCTTTGGCAGAAAAACTAGAAAAATTTGCCATCGAACAAGGCAAAGCTGCGGAGGCATCAACTGATGAACTCGACTAA